The genomic interval CGTGGGCTTCCAGTGGAGCTGGGGCTTCAACTACATCGAGAACGTCGACGGTGTCAGCGGCGACGCGACGACCGACAAGAACCTGGCGGCCATTCCGGACCGGTTCAAGAAGGAGTTCCCGGCGAACGCCGGCGGAGTCTACGACGTCGGTACGCCCGCCACGAAGAACCCGCAGACGGGCAACCCGGGCCCGACCCTCTGGCTCCCCAAGGGCGAGACGGTCCGCTTCGTCCTCACCTCACGGGACGTCATCCACGACTTCTGGGTGGTGCCGTTCCTGATGAAGATGGACGTCGTCCCGGGCCACACCAACTCCTTCCAGGTGACCCCCAACAAGGAGGGCACCTACCTCGGCAAGTGCGCCGAGCTCTGCGGCGTCGACCACTCCCGGATGCTGTTCAACGTGAAGGTCGTCTCGCCGGAGCGTTACCAGCAGCACCTCAAGGACCTCGCCAAGAAGGGGCAGACCGGTTACATCCCCGCTGGCATCGCGCAGACGAGCCACGAGAAGAACCGGGAGACGAACAACCTGTGAGCATCCTCAACGAACCTCAGGGTGCCGCGGCGGCGGAGTCCCATTACGCGGACGAGCTGCCGGTAAGGCGCAAGCAACCCGGTAACGTCGTGATCAAGTGGCTCACCACCACCGACCACAAGACGATCGGCACGCTGTATCTGGTCACGTCGTTCGCGTTCTTCCTGATCGGCGGCGTCATGGCGCTGCTGATGCGCGCCGAGCTGGCCCGGCCGGGTCTCCAGATCCTGTCGAACGAGCAGTTCAACCAGGCGTTCACGATGCACGGCACGATCATGCTGCTGATGTTCGCGACGCCGCTGTTCGCCGGTTTCACGAACTGGATCATGCCGCTCCAGATCGGCGCGCCCGACGTGGCGTTCCCGCGGCTGAACATGTTCGCCTACTGGCTCTACCTGTTCGGCTCGACCATCGCGGTCGGGGGCTTCCTCACCCCGCAGGGCGCGGCGGACTTCGGCTGGTTCGCGTACAGCCCGCTGTCGGACGCGGTCCGTTCGCCGGGTATCGGCGCCGACATGTGGATCATGGGTCTGGCCTTCTCCGGCTTCGGCACGATCCTCGGTGCGGTCAACTTCATCACCACGATCATCTGCATGCGTGCACCGGGCATGACGATGTTCCGCATGCCGATCTTCGTGTGGAACGTGCTGCTCACCGCCGTACTCGTTCTGCTGGCCTTCCCGGTCCTCGCCGCCGCGCTCTTCGCGCTGGAGGCGGATCGGAAATTCGGGGCACACGTCTTCGACGCCGCCAACGGCGGTGCGTTGCTGTGGCAGCACCTCTTCTGGTTCTTCGGCCATCCAGAGGTGTACATCATCGCCCTGCCGTTCTTCGGCATCATCTCCGAGGTCATCCCGGTCTTCTCCCGCAAGCCGATGTTCGGCTACATGGGACTGGTCGCGGCCACGATCTCCATCGCCGGCCTCTCCGTGACCGTGTGGGCCCACCACATGTACGTCACCGGCGGAGTCCTGCTGCCGTTCTTCTCCTTCATGACGTTCCTCATCGCCGTACCGACCGGCGTGAAGTTCTTCAACTGGATCGGAACGATGTGGAAGGGGTCCCTGAGTTTCGAGACCCCCATGCTCTGGGCCACCGGCTTCCTGATCACCTTCACCTTCGGTGGTCTGACCGGTGTCATCCTGGCCTCGCCGCCGATGGACTTCCACGTCTCGGACTCGTACTTCGTCGTCGCCCACTTCCACTACGTGGTGTTCGGCACGGTCGTGTTCGCGATGTTCTCCGGCTTCCACTTCTGGTGGCCGAAGATGACCGGCAAGATGCTCGACGAGCGCCTCGGCAAGATCACCTTCTGGACGCTGTTCATCGGCTTCCACGGCACCTTCCTGGTCCAGCACTGGCTGGGTGCCGAGGGCATGCCGCGTCGTTACGCCGACTATCTGGCGCAGGACGGCTTCACCGCCCTGAACACGATCTCGACGATCAGCTCCTTCCTGCTCGGCCTGTCGATCCTGCCGTTCCTCTACAACGTGTGGAAGACGGCCAAGTACGGCAAGAAGGTCGAGGTCGACGACCCGTGGGGCTACGGCCGTTCGCTCGAATGGGCGACGTCCTGCCCGCCACCGCGGCACAACTTCCTCACCCTGCCGCGGATCCGCAGCGAATCCCCGGCGTTCGACCTGCACCACCCGGAGATCGCCGCTCTCGACCAGCTTGAGAACGCGCATCACGGCGACAAGGCCCTCACTGGCGGCAAGGAGGCGGGCAAGTGAAGGTCCAGGGCAGGATGTTCATGTGGCTGGCCGTCTTCGTGCTCGCCACGGCGATCGTCTACGGCGTCTGGTCCAAGGAGGCGGCCGGTACCACGGCCCTCTTCATGGCCTTCGGCCTGTGCATCATGGTCGGCTTCTACCTGGGCTTCACCGCCCGGCGGATCGACACGCTCGCGCAGGACAACAAGGAGGCCGACGTCGCGGACGAGGCCGGCGAGGTGGGCTTCTTCAGCCCGCACAGCTGGCAGCCCCTCGCCCTCGGTGTCGGTGGCGCACTGGCCTTCCTGTCGATCGCGATCGGCTGGTGGCTGCTGTACTTCTCCGCCCCGATCATCATGATCGGCCTGTACGGCTGGGTCTTCGAGTACTACCGCGGTGAAGACCGCACCCAGTAGCACGCGCAGAGCCCTCACGAGCCCGGACACTCCGTCAGGAGGGTCCGGGCTCGTGCTTTTGCCGCAACGCCGGTCCCTCGTCCGAGTGACCCACCGCGCCGGGGCTGACGAAGCTTCATAACCTCGGCTCATGAGCCACTCTCCGCGCACCCGCACCGTCGTCAGCTGCACCCTGCTGGTGATCTCCCTCGGCGCGGGCGTCACCGCCTGCGGGTCCGACGGCGGCAACCCGCTGTCGGCCAAGCCGTACGACGCGGCGGGGCAGATCTCCTTCAACGGCCCGTCCGGCAAGGGCAAGAAGGTCGACCCCGACAAGCCCCTGGCCGTCACCGCCTCCGGTGACGACGGGCGCATCACGGACGTCACCGCCATGGACGCCACGGGACGCTACGTCACGGGCGAACTCGCCGCCGACGGCACTCGCTGGCACAGCACCTCCCCGCTGGCCGCCAACGCCCACTACACGGTCCGGGTGAGCACGGAGGACGAGGACGGCGCCCCCGGCCGCAAGGTCCTCACCTTCGACACCAGCAAGCCGACGGCCAAGAAGAGCCTGACGGTGAAGTTCGGGCCGGACGCGGGCCAGTACGGCGTCGGACAGCCGATCACCGCCGAACTGAACATGCCCGTCAAGGACAAGGCACAGCGGGCCATCGTGGAACGCGCCCTGAGGGTGGACTCCGTACCCGCCGTGGAGGGCGCCTGGCACTGGGTGGACGACAAGGAACTCCACTACCGCCCCAAGGACTACTGGCCCGCCCACGCCACCGTCCAGGTGCGCAGCAACCTCGACGGCGTGAAGATCAGCGACCGCCTGTGGGGCGGCAGTTCAAAGGGCCTCAAGCTCACCACGGGCGACAAGATCGTCGCCGTCACGGACGCCGCGTCCCACGAGATGACGGTCTACAGGAACGGCGAGGAGATCAACGAGATCCCCGTCACCACCGGCAAGCCCGGCTTCGAGACCCGAAACGGCGTCAAGGTCGTCCTGGGCAAGGAGTACTTCGTACGGATGCGCGGAACCACCGTCGGCATCTCCGAGGGCTCCTCGGACTCGTACGACCTCCCCGTCTACTACGCGACCCGCGTCACCTGGAGCGGCGAGTACGTCCACGCCGCCCCCTGGTCCGTGGGCTCCCAGGGCTCCGCGAACGTCAGCCACGGCTGCACCGGCATGAGCACCAGCAACGCCGAGTGGTTCTTCGACACCATCCACGAGGGCGACGTGGTCAAGGTCGTCAACTCCAACGGCGACGACATGGAACCCTTCGGCAACGGCTTCGGCGACTGGAACCTCGGCTGGAAGAACTGGCGAGGCGGCAGCGCACTGGTGGGCGGAACGCCGGATGGGCCTCGGCCGGAGGATGCGGCACGGCTCCGCCCTGAGTCCGTGTGAGACGCGCCCCAAAGGGGCGCGGGGCTGTGACATTTGCGGCTCCGCCGCGTGGGCGCGAGCAACCACAACCGGCCCGCAGCCGCGAAACTGCGGGCCGCCCCGAGCTACTAGGCGCTCAAGGCCCGCTTCTCACGCAACAGAGAGGCAAGAGTGGCCG from Streptomyces sp. NBC_01288 carries:
- the ctaC gene encoding aa3-type cytochrome oxidase subunit II, coding for MSPNGSDRSPRRPMRRKLLQAMTAGLVLATATGCTSKDFPRLGFPTPTTEEGPRILSLWQGSWAAALAVGILVWGLIMWSVVFHRRSRTKVEIPPQTRYNMPIEALYTVVPLIIVSVLFYFTARDETKLLSLDKKPDVTVNVVGFQWSWGFNYIENVDGVSGDATTDKNLAAIPDRFKKEFPANAGGVYDVGTPATKNPQTGNPGPTLWLPKGETVRFVLTSRDVIHDFWVVPFLMKMDVVPGHTNSFQVTPNKEGTYLGKCAELCGVDHSRMLFNVKVVSPERYQQHLKDLAKKGQTGYIPAGIAQTSHEKNRETNNL
- the ctaD gene encoding aa3-type cytochrome oxidase subunit I yields the protein MSILNEPQGAAAAESHYADELPVRRKQPGNVVIKWLTTTDHKTIGTLYLVTSFAFFLIGGVMALLMRAELARPGLQILSNEQFNQAFTMHGTIMLLMFATPLFAGFTNWIMPLQIGAPDVAFPRLNMFAYWLYLFGSTIAVGGFLTPQGAADFGWFAYSPLSDAVRSPGIGADMWIMGLAFSGFGTILGAVNFITTIICMRAPGMTMFRMPIFVWNVLLTAVLVLLAFPVLAAALFALEADRKFGAHVFDAANGGALLWQHLFWFFGHPEVYIIALPFFGIISEVIPVFSRKPMFGYMGLVAATISIAGLSVTVWAHHMYVTGGVLLPFFSFMTFLIAVPTGVKFFNWIGTMWKGSLSFETPMLWATGFLITFTFGGLTGVILASPPMDFHVSDSYFVVAHFHYVVFGTVVFAMFSGFHFWWPKMTGKMLDERLGKITFWTLFIGFHGTFLVQHWLGAEGMPRRYADYLAQDGFTALNTISTISSFLLGLSILPFLYNVWKTAKYGKKVEVDDPWGYGRSLEWATSCPPPRHNFLTLPRIRSESPAFDLHHPEIAALDQLENAHHGDKALTGGKEAGK
- a CDS encoding cytochrome c oxidase subunit 4; translated protein: MKVQGRMFMWLAVFVLATAIVYGVWSKEAAGTTALFMAFGLCIMVGFYLGFTARRIDTLAQDNKEADVADEAGEVGFFSPHSWQPLALGVGGALAFLSIAIGWWLLYFSAPIIMIGLYGWVFEYYRGEDRTQ
- a CDS encoding L,D-transpeptidase, with amino-acid sequence MSHSPRTRTVVSCTLLVISLGAGVTACGSDGGNPLSAKPYDAAGQISFNGPSGKGKKVDPDKPLAVTASGDDGRITDVTAMDATGRYVTGELAADGTRWHSTSPLAANAHYTVRVSTEDEDGAPGRKVLTFDTSKPTAKKSLTVKFGPDAGQYGVGQPITAELNMPVKDKAQRAIVERALRVDSVPAVEGAWHWVDDKELHYRPKDYWPAHATVQVRSNLDGVKISDRLWGGSSKGLKLTTGDKIVAVTDAASHEMTVYRNGEEINEIPVTTGKPGFETRNGVKVVLGKEYFVRMRGTTVGISEGSSDSYDLPVYYATRVTWSGEYVHAAPWSVGSQGSANVSHGCTGMSTSNAEWFFDTIHEGDVVKVVNSNGDDMEPFGNGFGDWNLGWKNWRGGSALVGGTPDGPRPEDAARLRPESV